A stretch of DNA from Gammaproteobacteria bacterium:
GCGTTGATCCCGTCGGCGTCGATGAGCAGCGGACCGTCCCAGGTTTCGAGCAGTGAGGTGACGAAGCCTTGCCGACCGCGGCCAAGGCCGGGACCGAGGGCGATCACGTCGAAGCGTTCCGCGGCCGCGGCGACAGTCTGGGCATCGGCCTGCTCGAACCGGACTCCGCTGCCGATCCCCGTCGTAAGCAGCTCTGGAGCGGCCCCCGCGTAGACGGTCTGCAGCGCCCCGGGGCAGGCGATCGAGACCGACCCTGCTCCGGCGTGCAGCGCGGATCGGGCAGCCAGAAGAGGGGCACCGGTCATCCCCGGTGAGCCACCGACGACGAGGACCGACCCGGCAGACCACTTGTGGGCGGTGCGTGCCCTCCCCGGCCGAGGTGCGTCGCTCTCCTCTGCAAGCAGGAACGCTGCGTCCCCACCGGCAAGCCCGATGTCGCGCACTTCGAGACGTCCGCAGACGTCCGGACCGCGGCCGATGATCTGGCCGACCTTCGGACTGTGGAAGGTCACGGTGGCGGTCGCCGTGAAGACAGACCCTTCGACGCGGCCGGTGGTGCCGTCGAGGCCGCTGGGGATGTCGACGGCAAGGACCGGCGTGTCGGTCTCGGTCCACGGAATGAGGACGTCGGGAAGGCTCCCGCGGAAGCCGGCACCGAAGATCGCGTCGATGATCAGATCGGCCGGCTGTGGTACTCCGATCGAACGGACCGAGACGCCTTCATCGACCGCTCCCGCTTCCGCCCACGCGGCGTCGGGCGTCTTCGGCTCGGCAAGCGCATGCACTTGCACGGCGACGCCGCGCCGGTGCAGATAGCGGGCGGCGACATACCCGTCGCCGCCGTTGTTGCCGGGTCCGGCCAAGACGATCACTCTGGCTCCGTATCGAGCTCCCATTCGCACCGCGGCGAGGGCGACGCCCATGCCGGCGCGTTCCATGAGCATGGGGCCGGGATCCGACGAGGCAGCGTCGAGGCGTGCCGATGCGGTGGGGGTGAGCACAGGTTGCATCGGTACCGATGGTACCTGGGAGCCCGCAATGGTGAGAGCGCTGCGAACCC
This window harbors:
- a CDS encoding NAD(P)H-hydrate dehydratase; its protein translation is MQPVLTPTASARLDAASSDPGPMLMERAGMGVALAAVRMGARYGARVIVLAGPGNNGGDGYVAARYLHRRGVAVQVHALAEPKTPDAAWAEAGAVDEGVSVRSIGVPQPADLIIDAIFGAGFRGSLPDVLIPWTETDTPVLAVDIPSGLDGTTGRVEGSVFTATATVTFHSPKVGQIIGRGPDVCGRLEVRDIGLAGGDAAFLLAEESDAPRPGRARTAHKWSAGSVLVVGGSPGMTGAPLLAARSALHAGAGSVSIACPGALQTVYAGAAPELLTTGIGSGVRFEQADAQTVAAAAERFDVIALGPGLGRGRQGFVTSLLETWDGPLLIDADGINALSAPEALAARPFPTVITPHVGEFRRLTGSDATHEHAAELAATTGAVVVLKGSPTFVMGAQRWVVTSGGPELATIGTGDVLTGLLAALWARGLDAETAARSAAYWHGRAGACLAARETVTADLLATEVGKIAW